Proteins from one Rhinolophus ferrumequinum isolate MPI-CBG mRhiFer1 chromosome 15 unlocalized genomic scaffold, mRhiFer1_v1.p scaffold_54_arrow_ctg1_1, whole genome shotgun sequence genomic window:
- the DCTN5 gene encoding dynactin subunit 5 — protein MELGELLYNKSEYIETASGNKVSRQSVLCGSQNIVLNGKTIVMNDCIIRGDLANVRVGRHCVVKSRSVIRPPFKKFSKGVAFFPLHIGDHVFIEEDCVVNAAQIGSYVHVGKNCVIGRRCVLKDCCKILDNTVLPPETVVPPFTVFSGCPGLFSGELPECTQELMIDVTKSYYQKFLPLTQV, from the exons ATGGAGTTAGGCGAGCTGCTCTACAACAAGTCCGAGTACATCGAGACG GCATCTGGGAACAAAGTTAGTCGCCAGTCAGTGTTGTGTGGCAGTCAGAACATCGTTCTCAACGGCAAG ACCATTGTGATGAATGACTGTATTATCCGAGGGGATCTGGCAAATGTAAGAGTTGGACGTCATTGTGTTGTGAAAAGTCGGAGTGTCATAAGGCCACCGTTCAAGAAATTCAGCAAAGG TGTGGCATTCTTCCCTTTACATATCGGGGACCATGTCTTCATTGAGGAAGATTGTGTGGTCAACGCAGCTCAGATCGGCTCTTACGTGCACGTGGGCAAGAACTGTGTGATA GGGCGCCGGTGCGTGTTGAAAGACTGCTGCAAAATTCTTGACAACACAGTATTACCCCCGGAGACTGTGGTCCCCCCGTTCACCGTCTTCTCTGGCTGCCCAG GACTCTTCTCAGGGGAGCTCCCAGAATGCACCCAGGAGCTGATGATTGACGTCACCAAGAGCTACTACCAGAAGTTCTTGCCCTTGACACAGGTCTGA